The genome window GAATGGTGTTATTATATCTCGGAGCCTGATAGAATGGGTGATCAGAAATATCTGGATAAATGGCCGCACCTCTATAAGAATATTTTAATACTTCAACATATTGGTGCTGGAGTTGCGATGTGGAATCTGGAGCAATATTCTTTATCTATCAGAAATGATAAATATTATGTAAATGATCTACCGTTAATTTTCTATCATTTTCATCAATTTAAGTATTTTAGTCCTGGTTTTTATACAAATAATTTTGTAGTATATAATCATAGCTCTACATATTTACCTGTTTATCAGAAATACGTTCAACGCATGAGACAAATTGAAATTAAATACAAATTGATATGTAAAAAAGTCAGTTTACAAGATATATTTTTTAATAAAATGACAAATCCAGATTTCCACCATTATTTAGGAGCTGTAGATAAAATTATTCTGATTTTTTCAAAAATGCTGAGCAAAATTTGGTCATTTGGAATTGTTAATAAAATTTTAAGACCGCTATTAAAAAAATAAGGAAAATTATGGATCCGATTATCGTTAAAAATTCAGGTTATATTGAACTAAAAAAAATTCAAGACGAAAGAGATGGCAACTTAATTATCATGGAAACTTTAAAGAATATCCCATTTGAAATTAAGAGAGTATATTACATTAATAATCTTGAAAATAGTGTAAGCGTTAGAGGCAAGCACGCCCATAGAGAATTGGAACAAGTTATTTTCTGTATTAGCGGAAGCTTTATACTTGGTTTGGATGATGGTTCTCAGAAACAAAAAATATTTATGAATAAAGATAATATTGGAGTATTACTTGGAAAGCATTTGTGGCATACAATGGAAGAATTTTCTAGTGGTTGTGTGCTTCTAGTTGTAGCTTCAGATTATTATCAGGAATCTGATTACATAAGAGATTATAATTTATTCAAGAATATCGTTGGACAGCAATAGGAATTGCAAAGAGGTATAAAATTTTATAATGATTGAATATGAAAATCTAAAGAAAGCAAATTCGCTTTTTATGGAAGACTTCTATAAATCTTCTCAGAAAGTTATTGATTCTGGGTGGTATATTCTTGGTAACGAAGTTCAAAACTTTGAAAAAGAATTCGCGGAGTATAATGGAAACAAATTTTGCATAGGTGTTGCGTCAGGTCTTGACGGTTTAACTTTATCTTTAAATGCTTTGAATTTAAAACCAGGCTCCGAAGTGATCGTTCCTTCAAATACTTATATAGCTACAATTATCTCGATTCTACAAAATAATTTAATTCCCATTCTTGTCGAACCAGACCCGTTTACATATAATATAGATCCAGGAAAAATTAGCGCTAAAATATCAAGTAAAACGAAAGCGATAATAGTTGTTCATCTTTATGGCAAATCATGTGATATGGACCCAATAATGGAGATTGTACAAAAGCATAATTTGTATTTAATCGAAGATTGTGCACAAGCTCATGGTGCTAAATATAAAGGTAAGACAATAGGAACCTTTGGGCATCTAAATGCTTTTAGTTTTTATCCAACAAAAAATTTAGGCGCGCTTGGCGATGCCGGAGCAATTGTTACGGATGATGAAGAGCTTAATCACAAAATTAAAAAATTAAGAAATTATGGTTCGGATAAAAAGTATTATAATGAATTAATCGGTTATAATTCACGGTTGGACGAAATACAAGCCGCTTTTCTTTCTATAAAACTTAAGAAATTGAATGAAATAAATTTACATAAAAAGAAATTAGCAGCTGTCTATCACAAATCAATTAATAGCTCGTATCAGAAACCTTTATTAAATGAAAATTTTGAAGATGTCTTCCATATCTATAATATATTACATTCTGAACGGGATCGATTGAAAGATTATTTGCTAAGCCATGGAGTGAAGACAGAAATTCATTATCCTGTTGCTCCGCATCGGCAGATTGCAATGAAAGGAATATTAGATGGAAACTATCCAATTAGTGATAAAATTCATGCTCAAACTTTAAGTCTGCCGATTTCATTTTCGACTACCTTGGAAGAGGTAGAAAAAGTATCAGATGTTTTAAATAGTTTTTAAGGAAATTTTAAATGGGTGTGGTTTGTACTATTTGTAATTCAAAATCAGTAAAAGAAATTAATAGATTGTACGATGATAGGTATGGTTATCCAGGTGAATATACTCTTAAGCTATGCAATGATTGCGGACATAAATTTCTTGATGTAAACTTTTCTTCAAATGAGATCGAGAAGCTCTATACAGATTTTTACCCGAGAACTGAAAGATCTTTAGAAAGTTTTAGTCCTTTGGAGTATAAGCCGGGTTTTAAATCTTGGTGGAGAGGTGAGTATCGAGCTTTTGCAGCAGTTCCGAAAAATTCTAGAGTTTTAGACATAGGCTGTGGTTTTGGTGAATCTTTAGCTTATCATAAATCGCGCAATTGTGATGCTTATGGCGTCGATGCTGACAGTAATTTACTTAGAGTTGCAGAAAAATTTAATTTCAAAGTAAAGATCGGTCCATTTGATTCAAAAAATTATGAGAATAATTTTTTTGATTATGTAACAATGGATCAAGTTATAGAACATTTTACAGATCCAATAGAAATATTAACAGGGATAAATCGAATTTTAAAGCCAGGTGGATATCTTATATTTACAACTCCTAATTCTAATGGAATTAGTGCTAAAATCAACGGAAAGAAATGGATTAATTGGCATACGCCATATCATCTACAACATTTTTCTCGAAAATCTTTGATGCAGCTCGGAAAGAAAACAGGTTTCATCCTAGAAAAGTTATCCTGTGTTACTAGTTCCGA of Leptospira sp. GIMC2001 contains these proteins:
- a CDS encoding DegT/DnrJ/EryC1/StrS family aminotransferase, whose protein sequence is MIEYENLKKANSLFMEDFYKSSQKVIDSGWYILGNEVQNFEKEFAEYNGNKFCIGVASGLDGLTLSLNALNLKPGSEVIVPSNTYIATIISILQNNLIPILVEPDPFTYNIDPGKISAKISSKTKAIIVVHLYGKSCDMDPIMEIVQKHNLYLIEDCAQAHGAKYKGKTIGTFGHLNAFSFYPTKNLGALGDAGAIVTDDEELNHKIKKLRNYGSDKKYYNELIGYNSRLDEIQAAFLSIKLKKLNEINLHKKKLAAVYHKSINSSYQKPLLNENFEDVFHIYNILHSERDRLKDYLLSHGVKTEIHYPVAPHRQIAMKGILDGNYPISDKIHAQTLSLPISFSTTLEEVEKVSDVLNSF
- a CDS encoding class I SAM-dependent methyltransferase is translated as MGVVCTICNSKSVKEINRLYDDRYGYPGEYTLKLCNDCGHKFLDVNFSSNEIEKLYTDFYPRTERSLESFSPLEYKPGFKSWWRGEYRAFAAVPKNSRVLDIGCGFGESLAYHKSRNCDAYGVDADSNLLRVAEKFNFKVKIGPFDSKNYENNFFDYVTMDQVIEHFTDPIEILTGINRILKPGGYLIFTTPNSNGISAKINGKKWINWHTPYHLQHFSRKSLMQLGKKTGFILEKLSCVTSSEWAKYQKIHNVIYPTVPGRKAAFWSSGVEISEQDKRKIEKVNLFHNLRLNHLSTRIFDLLGIGDNFIGFYKKVN
- a CDS encoding sugar 3,4-ketoisomerase, with the protein product MDPIIVKNSGYIELKKIQDERDGNLIIMETLKNIPFEIKRVYYINNLENSVSVRGKHAHRELEQVIFCISGSFILGLDDGSQKQKIFMNKDNIGVLLGKHLWHTMEEFSSGCVLLVVASDYYQESDYIRDYNLFKNIVGQQ